GTTGTAAATTATTTGAGTTGTATTTAGGAATGTCTGCTTGTTTGCCCATAAACGAAACCAAAATCATATAATTTGCTAAAGAAAAAGCAAACAGCAAAGTTTGTACTGCCACATGGCAGTAATGACCAAGTTTTGTAACTATCCTCGCTAGAATAAGTTTGTCAGGTTGAAGAGCGCCCCTTTTGGCTGTTTAAGGCTTTAGGACAACAATTTCTGTTTTGCATTACATCGAACACAGACGTGCTTGAGTTAGCCTTGCCTTTTTCAAGTAATTTCTGACACCTGAACATCGATAATATTCTGGTGAATCTGCGCCTTTGGGGATGTCTCTTTTTTGAGAACCGCCGCTTTCAGAAGCTTTGCAACCCAGTCAACTACAACTAAACCAGATTCTTTGGCAGCATCTTGTATTAATGGCTGTAAGTATGTAGGCAGTTGTAGATTTAAGGTAAAGGTTTCTTGTAATGGTGGCCGAGACTTGTTGATTTCATCTGACTCTGCCCATTGATGAGTCCAGAATTCGCATTCAGCTGCCCGTTGATTACCGTCCTTTTCGATAAAGCTCAATTTCCCCAGTTGATAGCAATAGAAGCTTTGGGGGTCATCAACAAACTCTCGGCTGCAATGAGCACAGTTCCAGCAGCTGCGTGCAACTGATTTTGTAGAGTTGTTAGTTGATTGTTGTTGGTTAGGAGTTTTCTTTTTCCTAGATTTGGTTACTACACTACCTTGCTGATATTCTTTAGCAACTTGGGCAACGTGGACAGATGTAACTTTGCCACTTGGAGCCGTAGAAACTGCTTTATTCCAAGCTTCCCGTTGTTTTTCGGGAGGTAGTACTGTTAGAGGACGGGCTTGGCGCTCATTGGCGGGAAGAATTTGTGCGCCATGGCGCACATTTTCATAAACTGAGGCTGCCTCAATTAACTGATAAGCCGAACGCCGAGACATCTCCCAACGAGTAATGCAATATTCCTCAAAATTTTTGTAGTCTTGCCGATATAAACGTTGATCTTGAATCTGGCGTAAGGCTTGTCCTATTTCCCAAAATGCTCTTAATCCACGTTCAACTGTAGCTTCTAACCTCCTTAGTTCTTGCGCCTCAGTTTCGCTAATAATTTCTATGTGCGATATATTTTGACCATTAGCCTTGTTTTGCTTATGGTCTTGGTTTAACTCCACTGGCTCACTATCATGAGTAGGAGTAAGAAGATTAAGTGTATCCAAATCAACGGTAGAGTTAGAGGATGACATTGATATGTTTTTTCCTCTGACAAGGTTTAAAGTCTTTGTGTAAACTGAAGGTATACTTAACTACGCTGTTATCAACAGATGTTTTTGTATACACATTAGTAAGTTTGCACGATGCAATAGTAAGCATTGCACAATGCAATAATAATTACATAGGATGCTTTAAATTTCTTAATAAAAATATTTTGTATCATAATATACAAAATATGATAATTTATTGTGCATAAACATATATTGTGATGGTCGATATCACCTCTGATTTACCGAAAAGGAGGGCTGGTGAAGCTGGGGAGTCTCTTGGAGAAAGCCCTCCGTAGATGGTCGGAAGCCTCCGAATTCATTCGGAAAAAACAAAAAAACACTTGCTTCGAGACGCATAGGCGCTTTAAGCAATACGTCCGTGACTTTTGCCTAATAGTTTACGCTCTTGTTCTTATTTGGGAAAGCTGGTCTTTATAGCCCAAAATGCCTGTATTAAAACCAAGGAAGGAAAAAACAAGTATTCTAAAAAATTCCTAAAACTGAGATAAATTAATCACCGTGCTAATGAAGTCGAGACTTGATGGTGTTCGAGTGAAAGCATCCCTTACGAATATGAAGAGTCGGGACATAAATTTTTGGTTGGTTTATTTATTTACAAGTACTTGGGGTAGCTGAAACCCTTGTAAATATTAGAATTTTAGTCTTAAATTAGTTATATTTAGATTAATAATCTAACTCCACAACGGCTGCCCTAGTATCCTTTAGTGGTTAGTATCCAGTGGTATAAATACTAAATTAAATTACGTAAGTATGAAGCCTCCAGTATCATTGGCCACTTTTAATTCCGGGTCTTCTACAATGCAGGAACGCCAGAAACGATTAGCTCAGTTGATTGAGCAGCTGTTACAAGATGGCTGGACTCAAACGACCTTATCTGAAGCGCTCGGTGTAGATTTCACAACTGTTTATCGGTGGTTGAAGGGTAAAACTATTCCCGAAGCTGATTCTAGGAACTTTCAGCGGTTAGCGAAGGTAACTGGTGGCGATAGTGTATCATTACAACTCTACTTAGATGGAGAAATTTCGCTATCCACGTACTGCAAAGATTTGGAGAAACAACAAGTGGAGGGTATAAAAAAACGTAAAATATTGACTTCTGAACAGATTAAAAGAGAAGTTTTAGCACAGATTTATTTACTTGATCCAGCAGATATTGCAGAAGTAATTTCTACAAGTGTAGCATTTTTAATTAAACGAGCTTGAACGAATTATACGTATCTATTAAATTGAGTGATTTGATTTATACTTTTAGGTTCGCCTGATTATCAAAGAGCATTAAAGTTGCATGTCTAGCCTCAGTTCCGACATGGTTCGCGTTTATTTGCAAGGGATTGGTCAGTTTCCCTTATTAACAGCAGACCAAGAAATTGTTTATGGCAGGCAGGTACAGCAAATGATGACCATCGAGCAACACTTTGATACGCTCAGCCAACAATTGAATTGCGAACCAACTTTGAATGAATTAGCTGTTGATGTTGACAAAAGCGAAACTGAAGTAACTCAAATACTTCAGCCAGGGAAACGAGCAAAGCAAAAAATGGTGACAGCAAACCTGCGGCTGGGGTACTACTATCTAAATATTGATAATTAATACCTTCGGTACAGGAGGGTAATTTTTCCAGTACTTGATTTTTCAGGCGATCCAACAGAAATGGTTGAATAAGTTTTTTGAGTTTGTTGTGTACTTGTTTATCCTGAAATTTCTCAATCGGGATAGCAAAGCGTTGATTGAAGCTTTCAAAGGAACGCAATAACCCAGGATTAATAAAGCGAAACAAATTTCACAGTTCGCCGAGGTAGTTCTCAATCGGAGTCTCAGTAGTAATTAGTTTAAACTCACCTTTGAGGTTCATCGCCGCCTGGGAAAGTTTGGTGCTCATATTTTGGATTACCTGGGCTTCATCCAGCACAATCATTTGCCACAGAGACAAATTAATTTTGTTTTAGTACTTGTTCAATTTCTACTAATTTTTGGCGTAGTACTTCTTGAAACTGTAGTAATTCAGAAGGATTCGCTTTTTTGAGCGACTCTAAAGAAAGTTTTTGCAAACGACGAGACGTTTGTGTTAAATCCTGAGTACTAGTATCATTTGTTACTGATGATTTTGATTGAGATGCTAGCACCTCAGTAACTAATTTTCGTGTAGCAATAGCAGATAATTTTTCAGCTATTACTTTCTGCGTAGTTTTTTCTCTAATGGAATTGGCTTCTTGTTCAGATAATCCTAAATTTTTAGCTGATAGTTTTTGTAATGCCATTGCATGAACACCTTTGAGTCCGCTTCGGATTGCAATTTTTAGGTCTTCTGCCAAAGATAGCATTGGAAAAATGTTGGCATCGATAGAAGCAGGATTTAGTTGTAAATCCAATAACACCCTTAATACTGCCTTCTCTGACTCACTTATATCTAAAATCTCTAGTTCTTGCTCTTGTTCTTTCGTATCCGCTGTTACTAGTTCCAAAACTGACTTTATACGCTTTTGTGCGTTTAAACGTCGTACTACTGTTGACAGGAGGCGCGGAATGTCTTGAATATTTAACCCAGTGATTGTAGATATTTCCCGTACAATCGCTTCTGCTTTATCAAGAGGATTAAGATCTTCTCGATGAAGAGAAGTCAGTAATGCTTTGCGATGTAAAGTAACTGGTTCTGGAATTATTACTGCTTGTATAGTTTGCCAACCTATACTTTTAGCGCTTCGCCAGCGTCTTTCTCCATCGAATATTAATAGATGATTACCTCTCTGAATCAGAATAATGGGTTGTAGTTGTCCATCTCTGCTTAAAGAGCGAGACATTGATTCGATACTTTCAGGCAAAAATGTTTGTCTAGGTTGTTCTGGATTCGGCTCAATTTGTTCGAGAGAAATTGATAGAATCCCTGATTGAGATTCTAGTTGTTTTCGCAACTCTTTAAGTTGTGATTCTAAATCGCTAGAATTTTTAGAACGGAGTTCCTCAATTTCTGCTTTTAATTGCTGTATTTCTTCCTCAGCAGCAGATAAATGCTGAGATTGCTTCGCACCTGAAAAATAATTCGTAAGATTAGGAGTTTTACGAGCGCACATAATTATTTTGTTCTTTTAGTTGTCTTGGGCTTTCCAATTAGAT
This sequence is a window from Tolypothrix sp. PCC 7712. Protein-coding genes within it:
- a CDS encoding ParB/RepB/Spo0J family partition protein; protein product: MCARKTPNLTNYFSGAKQSQHLSAAEEEIQQLKAEIEELRSKNSSDLESQLKELRKQLESQSGILSISLEQIEPNPEQPRQTFLPESIESMSRSLSRDGQLQPIILIQRGNHLLIFDGERRWRSAKSIGWQTIQAVIIPEPVTLHRKALLTSLHREDLNPLDKAEAIVREISTITGLNIQDIPRLLSTVVRRLNAQKRIKSVLELVTADTKEQEQELEILDISESEKAVLRVLLDLQLNPASIDANIFPMLSLAEDLKIAIRSGLKGVHAMALQKLSAKNLGLSEQEANSIREKTTQKVIAEKLSAIATRKLVTEVLASQSKSSVTNDTSTQDLTQTSRRLQKLSLESLKKANPSELLQFQEVLRQKLVEIEQVLKQN
- a CDS encoding sigma-70 factor domain-containing protein; amino-acid sequence: MSSLSSDMVRVYLQGIGQFPLLTADQEIVYGRQVQQMMTIEQHFDTLSQQLNCEPTLNELAVDVDKSETEVTQILQPGKRAKQKMVTANLRLGYYYLNIDN
- a CDS encoding helix-turn-helix domain-containing protein is translated as MQERQKRLAQLIEQLLQDGWTQTTLSEALGVDFTTVYRWLKGKTIPEADSRNFQRLAKVTGGDSVSLQLYLDGEISLSTYCKDLEKQQVEGIKKRKILTSEQIKREVLAQIYLLDPADIAEVISTSVAFLIKRA